DNA sequence from the Manihot esculenta cultivar AM560-2 chromosome 11, M.esculenta_v8, whole genome shotgun sequence genome:
TAGATTTTGGCATTCCAAcactttgaaaataaataatgtatatATGTATtgaatgtaataaaaaaaataatttaaaaaaaaagtgggTATGTAATGGATTTATCCGGGAAGATGATAAAGAAGAGACGTTCATGTGAATTTTCATGTCAGAATCAGACAGACATCAAGTAGATATAGACTCGTTTTGTTGAAATGTCAACCATATATGTTCTCCAAAAACGTCCATGCTTTGTTTCTGACatcttttctatttcttttcaatttgaatatgtgtgtttattgaattaatttggtcagtttaaattctaatttaaaattaaaaacacatTTTTTTACTTGAGAATgttaattcaaaactttttatataataatttaataaaaataattcaaatttataaagAGAAAGGcggaataattaatataaatgtaaataataaaacCGAAATGATTTGAACCGTTTGTGAGGTGTAGAGAAATGGGAATAAAGGAAAATGAAAGGAAGTGGTCCATGATTTGAGAGAAAGTGTGAATTAAATGGCTAAACCACTGCCCCAAAAGTGCCAATTCTACTAATTCCtacacaaatatatatatatatatatatatatatatatatatatattaatagcaATAGTGAACATTAACTCTCTGTTTcggataattaatttattttttaatttaaaaattattttatttccaaaaaatcatgtaataatttaaattctttgcattaatttatttataataaattcgaAAAGATGGGTGTTGTTAGAACCTTTCCAAAAATTGGCATTGAGTTGGGAACATACTATAGTTGGAAATATGCAAATGCAAATGCAAATGTAAAATTTAAGAAGAGTAtaaagcaaactccaccaaaaggAAGAATAGTAGCTTAGTGGTAATGTGTCATTTCAATGTGAAAAGAGATTCAATTGGCTTCATCAATTCCATTCTAAATTTGGTAAATCAATTAACTTCTCTTCCTATAAATGGAACCTCAACAaattcctttcttcttcttcttcttcactacTACTCCCACTTTGGATGCATCTCATCAtaatctcattttttttttcagaatatataattaaatccttaaaattaataatgattGATGAATAGTGATACCAAAGCCTTGGTTTTAGGCTTTTGGGTATGAATTAGGGAATCTTTATATATGAAAAAGCTTTTCTTATTCCTAGCTTTATGTGGAACTACTTTCATAGCTTTCTGCGCCCCTATAAGAATAAGAAACTTCTCTTTTTATCAGCTCTACTCCCTGTATTTTTaactgttttaatttttattagtggttaataaaacttttttataattcatCCTTAATTTCAATCTCCATTTACACATCAAAACCTTTATtctctaaaattaaatataaatataaaggtATCCCTAATCTATTAGGGGTAGGGGAAAAATTATTAAGTATAGagcatgtaatgtaatgaccaTGGAAGCTATAACCTACCACTTAGCTTTTTTTGATTCCATGCTATGGCTAAGAGATCATATGTGTAGTGTAGTGGTCCTGTACAATGCCTATTCATCGTTGAAACCAAAACCAAAATATTTATACAACCAagcaataatttatttattttattcaatttttgtttaaattattatagaaaTCTTGATGTTCaccaaaatataatttatttttacatttaaattacTTATTTTACATCTTAAATTTACAATATGCCAACACTTAaatcaattaatatataaattacttgTCTTAATATTGTAAACAAATAATGAAGAATAAATTCCAATATTGGAAAGcaatttttttccaaaaatattttctatatataatttattttcattgaacctGAGTTTAtgcaataatttttcataattctttTTTATGGAGAAGtccaatatttaaaaaaataaaaaaatctcttaTGCTTTTGGTGGCCCAATTTGGTCAAGGTCATATTTACTTAGGCCCATTAATTTCTGCATATGTGGGATTTAAATTCACATTTTTGTTGAagctattattaaatttaaatgtaattaaGTAGAAGAAATTATCCATGTTTATTTTTTCTCCAGAAATGCGTGCAACCAATAGCAGTAGCAGTAGCTGTAGCTGTGGTGGGTCTTATGGGTTGGGCTTATCAGGCAGTGAAGCCTGCTCCTCCAGAGATACATGAAATAAATAACTCCACTATGGGTTGGGTATTTATTTAATGGTCATGCTCAGAAAACAAACTCCTATAttattaagttaaaaaaatatttttcaataaaataattttaatttaaaaataaaatatgttaataaatttatatagagaGTTATTAAAAATATCCTCATGaagtcatttttttaaaaataatttaatttattacttgatttatttttttattaactaaatttcCACATTTTAATAAGGAATTTCCTAGAGCCTTAAAATggtacttaaaaaaaaaaaaacagttacTATTTTTCAACCTCCCAATAacaatatcaaaattaatatagattatgtttaataaatgcacaataaaataaaataagtaatgGGGTGATATTACATGAACTAACACAAAAATAGTTCAAACATCATTTTGATAAAGTTGATGATATGATGATAGCTTTCTTATCTATAAGTATGGATTCAGTCAAAGCCATAATTTTTATCCCTCACTTTGAAATAAATCTCAGAAGActttttaagaatttatttaatttttttttttttttttaaatcaataatGGCAAACAAAGAGTATAGCTTATGGCATTACCATGATTAGTTTCGTGGATTGTAAAAAATTTTCGCTTTGACTTGTCTTCCTATGGAATTTGATAAATCAAGAAAATCTCAACGTGTTTCTAAAAGAAGTCCACTGTATATAGACTCAAAATTAGGAGAGAGAAAGCATGTGATTGAGACATATAACGTGGAAAATGGATGGATAATGGGTGGTTAACAGATGATGATGGTGACATTAGACGTGGGTTATATAATACATGAGAACATAAACGGTAACTTgccaaagtttaagaaaatatatatttttttaatttattattttattgagtcttattattttgtttaagAGTCGTGGTTCAtaatctttaaaaattataggCTAAAAAATATGGATTAagtattaattttctattttatttaaactttcaataattgacgaaaaaataagtttattcttaaataaaattagGGTTATTCTCGCTTAAAATAGAATATCAGTCCAAATAGAATTCTCATAACTTTAAAGACTGCTCTTAACAAAATCTTTAAATTACTTACCTCAATCCGAAACTAAGATCCAAGCAATCCAAATGAACTCTCTACTAGTTCCACCATCCCTCCCCTAAACCTCatcaaagaagaaaatgaagctTCAATGGAGATGGCAGGCAATTATTCACCTCTTAACCGGCTAAATTGaagttttcaaaattttttgggGTGATCCCATAAAGTGATTTATTAAGGTTGAATAGTTTTTTGAGTATCAAGAAATGACAGATCTATAAAAAGTACCTCTCGCATCTTTTCACCTAACAGGCAAGACTAACCGTCATTACCGTGGACTTCATTATCGATCTACCCAATTCAAAtggaaaaattttttataatggtAGTTGTCGATGATTAAGTAAATCGGTCCATTTCATGGCTTTCTCACACCCCTACACTGCAAAAATAGTTGCCAAAAAATTTATCGATTATAGAGTGAAGTTACATGGCATGTCATAGATCATGAACCGGTATATTGAATAATATCTTCATTGTTTTACCTCATAGCCTGCAAATGACACTCGTTTTTGCTATGGGCCGAGTATTGGTACTACACACCACATTTCAATCGACATGGCCCATTTTGAAGCTCTCTATGATCATCCACCTCCCACCATTCTCAAGTATGATGTTGGAACCAATTTAGTACATGAAGTGGACCGACAACTTCTTCGCCGCAATGACATGCTTCATCAGCTCAAGACTAATTTGCATGCAGCTAGCAATTGAATAAAACAAATCAACGATTCTAGACACTGAGACATTAAATGTTGAGTAGGCGATTGGATTTTTTCAAGTTGTACtcatataaataatattctaTGTTTAAACAAATTTGTCACAAATTAGTAAGCAAGTTCTATGGTCCCTACCAAATTATGAAACAAATTACCATCGCCTATTGTCTTTAGTTACCATTAGAAGCACGAGTTCACACGATTTTTCATGTCTCActcttaaagaaaaaaatagatgATGGTGAGTAGTTACTGAGTTGAAGCAACTCCTCGACAGTCCTTGATTAAAAAGGAGGGCTAAATTTGTCGAGCAATGTTTGTTTAAATGGAAACATCTATCAATTAAAGACGCCTCCTGAAAAGATATAAATAACATCCAATCTAGATTTGTTAACAATGACCTTGAGGACAAGGTCATAGTTTCAAGGGTGGAAATGATAAATCAAAGAAGTCTCAACGTATTTTCAAAAAGAACCCACGATAAAGAGAAAAAGCATGTGGCTGAGGCATGCAGCGTGGGAAATAGGTTGTTGACAGATGATGGTGGTGACATTGTACGTGGATTATGGAGTGCATGAGAATATGAATTGTAGCTTgtcaaagtttaagaaaatatatattttttttaatttattattttgttgagTCTATTATTATTCTGTATTAAGAGTCATAATTCTTATTCTTTAAAAgttatgaattaaaaaatagaataaaatattaattttcagtTCTATTTAAACTTTCACTAATAGTCTGAAAGGTAAATTTACTCTTGAATAAAACTATGGTTGATCTCGCCCAAAATAAAACATTAGTCCAAATAGAATTCTTACAGTAGGTTTTTATTGAGATCTTTTTCGAGTCATTATCCTAAAATTAATTCctttgaaattatttaattcaaataacccatttgctaaaaaaattacactttttataaactaattgaattataaaaaataacttacttctataataaaagttattaactcgaataatttgaatttatcaaaatttaaatctctcattttttttattataaaatgattGGATGAGACATTTCATATCTTTCTTTCTCTTGATATAAATAAACAAGCTTGCATGCTAATCTTCAtattttagattctatttcgAGTTTTTTAGTTGAGGTTATTTCTTCTAATGCAATTTCTATGGATCATAGGATGGATGTATATATTAGGGAGGTTTGCTAGTTGGAGTTAGTTATTTTGGATATTCCagtttgctttgttgtttttttctttaatttaatgcatcttattttattatttttttttttaaaaaagagtgAAAATGTTGACCTTCCAAAGAGTGAAAAAAACCTCAACCAAACTAgtaaatttttagaattttgaAAACTTGAAGTTCCCAATAAAGTCTGGAAGATctcatgaaaaagaaaaaaaaaaaatcatttccaagttatttaattttttcaataatatctaTAAATTAATAACTTACCATtcttacaataaaataaaagaagtgaAAACCTCAACTTCCTATAAAATCAAGGAAAAAAAACCCAACTAAGCCTCTATTTATTTCCCGAAAACTTTTTTCACAATTTCTAATatttaagatatttttaaaaattagttaataaaaaaggtaaataattttaaaaaaataaaattttatttaaattaaaattaaataatagaaataaattgttttttaaaaaagtattttatatgaaaaatattttttctataaaaaaataaaatttcaaatacaaattattttctaaaaaatagagTTTAAATCAACAAAATTCTAATACTTGGAATTCCTTTTTATCTCCACCAAATAAAGGCCTAAAATATTTGATGGAAAAAAATTCCACTCCAATTTCTTCCATTTttcaatatatacatatacggtatccatcaaatacattatttttttttttggaaattcATAAATTAAAGAAAGTCCAAATTTTtgggaattaaaaataaaattttattcctTAAATCTACCAGCTCTGAAGATTGCAGTTGGCATATTCAGAGAACAGATAAgacatcataaaataataatttatatttggtACAATAATACTTGATAGTACACACCAACCAATCTAGCAATTATTTTCCTCTTTTatactcattttcttttttattttcctattaaaatattataaaattattttctcttctttcttttgataaaataaaactatttatttcctttattttattcTATGTACGAGAAATCTTGCTTCTTAAGAATTAAATTGATTGTGTTATTCATTTTAattctgcaatttatttttttttttaagattaagAGTGATTTAACATATTCAAAAAATTTCGTCAAACTATAATACTAATATTGATATTTCctaatcaagaaaaaaaaatgatactATTAAAGagcttttatttttatcaatgaatattagattttaaaactcaataatttaaaatattctcaaATAGAGAGTATATAACTTTTTTGCTGCTTAGAATTGAATCAATTGGgtttattcaaaatttcaaatctgagataatataataattcaaaattaatataatgttttaatttatcatataaGGTATTAAATGTGAATTTCCAACTAAAAAAaagcatatataaaaaattttaatttttttataatacttagtagttgaaattaataaaataattgattaatatactttttaaaattttataaatattttaatatatttttaaaaattaaaaagttaattaatgaattttttatattatattattaaataatatatatatttttaaaataaattttgtaatATACAAATAGGCTGTAATGAATTACTTGTCAGTTTCGCATTTGCCAAAACTGACTCGACCAGCGAAGCATGTTGGTATTCGACAtgttttccaaaaaaaaaaaaggtatctGTTGGCCCCATATGACCAATTTGACCATTATGCTATTATCTTTTTCTCCCCttctataattaaataaatttttataatttaatttataatttcaaaaaaattataatctataATACTTCAATTTGTTCGACATTATTATTTAAAGgcaataaataatatatctttaaaaatacaactaaaagtattcaataaaaataaataaataactttttGTAAATATATTTCAAGAGcgtttaaaatgttttttttatctaaaactcaattttctaaCATTTCAAACGGTGTCTTAAACTATTCATAACAAAAAGATTCACACAAcagattttaaataataaatagacaaaaaattcattttttaccTTGCAAAAAATTGATAATCTAGTTCTCTATCTTCAAATACTTGTGCATGGAAGGAATATCCAAGATGGCAGAAGGAGACTGCCTCACAACTGCTAGCAAGGCAGCAGAAATAGAGAGCTGAGTCATTACAGGGCCACATcgaaaaagaataaataaagaaagaaaggaaaggTGAGTCTCCATATGAATATCCGAGTAATCAAACAATACTTACAGCAGAGACTCAGTTCCAAGAAATCAAAACTGCTGCTGTTGGCTCTCTGCTGATATCTCAGCCTCTAAAGGTCAGAACACATCAGAAAGAAACCAAACACTGGATTTCTGTAACTCAGTACAACATTCTTTAAGATTCGGACAAGTGAGTGAGTTCAAAATCTTCCATTCCTAGCTTTTTGGGATACTATTAGATCTATCTATGTATCTATcttcctttctctctctctgtttttttttttttttttttttcatttgtttcTTCAGGGATGGTTTCAGGAACAGCAGTTGTCTTGATGATTGGTCTACTGGGAATGGTTTATCAGGCTAGACAGCTTCCTCCTCCTCAGAGGGAGAGTCCTCCTAGGAAATCACCAAGAGTCAGACTCAGTGATGGAAGACATCTGGCTTACAGGGAGAGAGGAGTTCCCAAGGACAAATCTAAGTACAAGATCATTATTGTCCATGGTTTTGGCAGCTCAAAGGAAATGACCTTTATGGCTCCTCAAGTACAAACATTAATCTCCCTTCTCTATTTCTCCTTCTATTGATCTGAAATTTTAGACATTTTCATTTGTGATTGCATCTAATTAGATCATGGGGACCAAGAGGACTTGACCTGGGAAGGAACTCAAGCTATTAGAAACTTATGGAAAAGCTATTTGAATTGATAGACATTGTTCAAAGACTCTGCGTATACAATGCACCACACCTACGGAATAATATACTAACACAATAGAGCAACAAAATTATCATTTCCatatgtttaaataatttaattttgttttttgttGGGTGATACAATGTGTTTAATGGATTTCTAGATATGCTTTTGGCGAAACAGATGTGTAGAAAAAAGTTAGGGAAGTTATTTTGATCTCACAGATGGGAACAGATTGGCTTCTCTTATATCAAATATGCTTCTAAAGATTATGTTTCTGATGCGAATCATATTACAAGAAAATTTTGGTAGTCCTTCCAGTTTATGAAGTATTAACTACTGGTTTGAAATTGGAACGTATAAATTGAAGTGAATTTCACAGTACTTTAGTTTTCAGGAAATGATAGAGGAGTTGAAGATATACTTTTTGCTGTTTGATCGAGCTGGGTATGGAGAAAGTGATCCAAACCCTAAGCGAACTGTAAAAAGTGAAGCACTTGACATTGAAGAACTTGCTGATCAGCTGCAGATAGGACCCAAGTTTTATGTGATAGGAGTGTCAATGGGATCATACCCTATCTGGAGTTGCCTCAAACATATACCACACAGGCAAATCAGTAAAAAACATCTGGCTGAAAAGCTTTTGCACTTGAATTTTGTCATAAAATTTTGGTACTTACCTCAAAAAGTATGTGTGCAGGCTAGCAGGTGCAGCAATGATTGTTCCAGTAATCAATTATAGGTGGCCTTCCCTTCCTCAAAATTTGATAAGAGAAGACTATAGAAGGAGAATTGTCCAGTTGGCACTCTGGTTTTCAAAATATGCCCCTGGGCTACTACACTGGTGGGTTACTCAGCAATGGATCCCTTCAACTTCTGTCCTAGAAAAGAACCCAATGTGCTTTAGCACTCAAGATCTAGAAATCTTGAAGAGGATACCAGGATTCCCAATGTTAAGCAAGGTAACTATATTTGCAAGAATAAGAACAAAAAGATGTGTTGGGGGGAGGGAAGGGCTCTTTGGTACtataattaacaaataaaaggATAAAATTTATTCTATTGAGTCGTAGTTTTGCATGTCAAATTATGATAGTTTTTGTTTCTCCAACAGGATAGCTTACGACAAAAAGAAGTTTTTGATACTCTCCGTCGTGATTTTATAGTGGGTTTTGGAGACTGGGACTTTGATCCAATTCAGCTAGAAAATCCATTTCCTCAAAATGAAGGCTCAGTTCACATCTGGCAAGGTTATGAAGATAAGGTTGTGCCATTTCAACTTCAAAGATATATTTCAGGAAAGCTACCATGGATTCAATATCATGAAGTTCCTCATGGTGGGCATCTAATTGTGCATTATACTGGTTTATGTGAGGCTGTTTTGAGAGCACTTTTACTTGGAGAAGAACCTCTAAAGTTAGAACAAGTGCGTCCATAATTGCTTCTTAATTTGTCACAAAAACATTTCATCattcaaaatgtttttcatgtaaGTAGATTGAATTTTAGAGAATATAAACATGTTTCACATTACATTTATCATTTGAAGGGTTGAAGTGGAtacaattcttttttttttttttttttttttatacatttgaCTCTGACCGGATTCAAACTCGAGATCTCTCAGCCTGGAGACGACTCTAGTACCAATGAGTTAAAGCACATTGATgtaattctttctttttttgtgTCTATGCATAGATGTAGATATTTTTAGCTTTAACCACATATATAAATAATCCTGGTTTTTATATGTGAGAGAGGAAGTAGGGACAGATTAACAATGCACATGGAATGGGGTCTGTTATACTTTAGAGCAGTATCT
Encoded proteins:
- the LOC110626224 gene encoding uncharacterized protein LOC110626224 isoform X1, which gives rise to MVSGTAVVLMIGLLGMVYQARQLPPPQRESPPRKSPRVRLSDGRHLAYRERGVPKDKSKYKIIIVHGFGSSKEMTFMAPQEMIEELKIYFLLFDRAGYGESDPNPKRTVKSEALDIEELADQLQIGPKFYVIGVSMGSYPIWSCLKHIPHRLAGAAMIVPVINYRWPSLPQNLIREDYRRRIVQLALWFSKYAPGLLHWWVTQQWIPSTSVLEKNPMCFSTQDLEILKRIPGFPMLSKDSLRQKEVFDTLRRDFIVGFGDWDFDPIQLENPFPQNEGSVHIWQGYEDKVVPFQLQRYISGKLPWIQYHEVPHGGHLIVHYTGLCEAVLRALLLGEEPLKLEQVRP
- the LOC110626224 gene encoding uncharacterized protein LOC110626224 isoform X2; this translates as MIGLLGMVYQARQLPPPQRESPPRKSPRVRLSDGRHLAYRERGVPKDKSKYKIIIVHGFGSSKEMTFMAPQEMIEELKIYFLLFDRAGYGESDPNPKRTVKSEALDIEELADQLQIGPKFYVIGVSMGSYPIWSCLKHIPHRLAGAAMIVPVINYRWPSLPQNLIREDYRRRIVQLALWFSKYAPGLLHWWVTQQWIPSTSVLEKNPMCFSTQDLEILKRIPGFPMLSKDSLRQKEVFDTLRRDFIVGFGDWDFDPIQLENPFPQNEGSVHIWQGYEDKVVPFQLQRYISGKLPWIQYHEVPHGGHLIVHYTGLCEAVLRALLLGEEPLKLEQVRP